The genomic segment CAAATCTCAGAGCTTCAGGTATTCTCATAGTTATTTAGTTGTGTGGCTGTTGCAGTGTTAGGTTTAGAGAGTTATTACTAAACAATATAAAGTATCATTAAATAATATTGGTCAATGAAGTGTCATTCTTTTagagaaaacatttctaaagCACTGGATTTAATATTATAGAGAACAATTctctatttctactttttaaagtatttaataattgaatattttaaaaatgaatgcaatGCTTGAGAGGATTAATATTTTGGGATACTATAAATTCTCAACATTTCTACAGAATGAAAGCAATATAGTCATTCTTCAAATATATGCTGACTTTTGTGGTTCTcaagtaaattttctttaaaagttttagcTGCATATTCCCATTGATTTCTTTGTGGACCACATGAATCTATATCACTAAATCTTTATCTTTATAGAAATAGATACagtgaaaataaagaagaaatataaacttaatTTGCAGGTATTGAGCTAGTGAGagatttcatatattaaaaacaattttgtatttaatttggtTGACATTCAACTTTGAATTAATTATTCATCACCGCCTATTCCCTATAAAATGTAATACCCTGAACTTTTCATGATTAATTTAGCACAAactaaaaacaatttcttttgatGCTATTTAGTtacttggtgggggaggggagagttgATTAATTTGAATTGTTATactaattctttttaaatgaaattataatatatatgacTGATTCAATGGAAGAAAAAAGCATAAGTGTTTTGTATGAGCTACACATTTATTGTTGCTATCGAGTACAaatatgattttctaaaatatcatttGGAAGTAAAATTAATGCCTGTGGGAACAAATTCAATTTAAGCATTTGCTTATTAAAAGTTATAAGTTAACTGAATTTATTAGATGTAATTTTATAGTGGTTGCTGTCAGAATTTCAAAAGAAACTTTCTCTGGACAGTAAGTTATGGCCTGCTGGTGAGGAATGTGTGGCTTAAGTGGTAATTACCCTCAGTGACAAAAGGAAGTAAAGAGCAAAGATACACACTTACACCTGATCCAGTAAGTTTGAAATAAACGTAGGTTCTGAAATAACTTCAGAGGCTTGCTTACACAACAGAATGTATGTTGTTGCATAGCCACAAACTCCTTTTTGAGAAAGCTAAGCTCTGGAGAAATAAAAGCATGCTATTGAACTGTGAAATGTGCAGACACAGTTTGAATATATATCCTGCATTTCCTGTTCCTGCATCCATGTGTACCAATGTTCAGGTACTTTGCTATAAACAGTATCTGTCTTATTGGAGAATAAAGCAGGAAGCCTCAAAGCCAGCTTTTTTCCTCCTTAGCTTTTTATTACTCAACCATTGGGAAAGTAACTGTTTCAGGCATAGCCCTACTCTTGAGGAGTTTATAATCTTGTGTAGGGgcagataaaaataattaggaCATAATTCATGTGATCAGTGTAAAACTGATGTCTGTATGAAGCACTAAAACTATGTGTGTTTTTCACTCTTTGCCCAAAATTGTTCCTTGAAAAAAAGGAGCAGGAAAAGTGacagaatctttatttttattttatttttattttttgagacggagttttgctcttgttaccctggctggaatgcaatggcatgatctcggctcaccacaacctccgcctcctgggttcaagcaattctcctgcctcagcctcctgagtagctgggactacaggcatgcgccaccatactcagctaatttttgtatttttagtagagacggggcttcaccttgttgaccaggatggtctcgatctcttgacctcgtgatccacccgcttcggcctaccaaagtgctgggattataggcgtgagccaccgcgcccggccctcagaatctttatttttgaaagacattGAAAAAGCGTCTTATTCTGAAAAATGGACTTATATTCCCACACATACTGTCACTGCCTGATCCCTAGCCATCAGATGGTAAGCAACATGGCAtttgggacttttttttgttttttgttttgttttgttttttaaattcagggaTCAGTAACTTATTTAAGGATCATTTTAGATTAGAACTTTCACCCTCCACCGGGGCTTTTCATCTCTTACTGTgtaaataatttttggtttttggtttacTAATATTGTCTTGTTAACTATACTGAGCATATGAAACCCTAatacatctctcttttttttttttttttgagacagtctcgcactgtcacccaagctggagtatagtggtgtgatcacagctcactgtaacctctgcctcctgggttcaagtgattctcatgccccagccttgtgagtagctgggattacaggcgtgcaccaccatgtccagctttttttttttttttttgtatttttggtagagatggggtttcgccatgctggccaggctggtctcaaactcttggccttaagtgattcttctgtctcggcctcccaaaatgttgggattatacatgtgagccactatgcctggtctcCTAATAAAGCTTAAACCCTATGCAGCAAATAATACAGTAtgttttttcttagtttctttttttcactcttatAGTGAACCAACTTACATTCAGAGTCAAAAGCCAGCATTTGTTCATTTGATGTGGGATACATGATAATTCATAGGTAATATGGCTATCTGGGAGAAATTGTTGGTTGGGATGTTGAAGAAGGGTTCCAAAAGTTGCTGAAACAGAAATATCCTCCTGATAAACAGGTTTATAAGAGTTTTATTCTTCTAGTAAAATAGTACAAGCAATCCTTcttgaaatatttctattaatattatcTGTCTTGAACAGCAGTTTCTGATTTGAATTGCCCACTGTGAGCTACAGTCTTGTAAGATACCCAGACattttatgtatgcatgtatgtatgtatgtatgtatgtatgtatgtatatatttatgtatttagatggagtcttgctctgtcacccaggctgaagtacagtggcatgatcttggctcactgcaagctccacctcccaggttcaagtgtttctcctgtctcagcctcccaggtagtggagattacaggtacacaccatcatgcctgactaatttttgtatttttagtagagactgagttttaccttgttggccaggctggtccggaacttcggacctcaagtgatctgcctaccgcagcctcccaaagggttgagattataggcataagccaatgtgcctggcctacCCAGgcgttttaaataaatttaggcCATACTTAGGTTATGGGTAGAAGctatttggggctgggtgcagtggctcatgcctgtaacccaacactttgggaagatgaggcaggattgctttaagtcaggagtttgagaccagtgtggggtACATAGCAAGAACTTATCtctaacaaaaaattagctaggtctggtggcatgcacctgacgTTTCAGCTGCttaaaaggctgaggtgagaggatttctctagcccaggagttttgaggctgcagtgagctgattgagCTACtgactccatcctgggtgacagagcaacactgtctcaaacaacaacaacaaactcagTGATTTGGTTGCTAATACCATATATGTAATAGTAAATGTCTAAATGTTAGCTTAATTAAACGAATTTATATAGGCCTTTTTTTGTTGGAATAAAGCATTTGCTTCCATTTTATAATATGGATAATCACATATTAACTCCTACCTTTGATCTCATAATTCATGCTTTTATGTTTGTAGGCTATAATAACTCCTCACTATTAAATTCTCATCAACAAGTCTGGCAAAATTGGGATATCCTTAGCCCACGTTTCTGAGAAGGAATATTACAAAACAATAATTACAGGATATGAGGTATGGCATCTTGAGTTACAAATACTTTTCCAAGTCCTACTTGTTTACATTGAACTCAAATTGACTGTCAAATAAGAATActgggccgagtgtggtggctcacgcctgtaatcccagcactttgggaggctgaggcgggtggatcatgaggtcaagagattgagaccattttggtcaacatggtgaaaccccgtctctactaaaaatacagaaaactaggtgggcatggtggtgcgtgcctgtaatcccagctactcaggaggctgaggcaggagaattgcctgaacccaggaggcagaggttgcggtgagcagagatcgcgccattgcactccagcctgggtaacaagagcgaaactccgtctcaaaaaaaaaaaaaaaaaaagaatactgataAAAGTAAATTGCTACTATAAAACTTAATTATTAGTATATAACTGAATGGAATCCTAAAATTCATTATGAATTATCAGTAATATAGGAAATCTTATTTTAAtagcatttccttttaaaaaggagCTTACAATATAGTTGGTCTATTTCAAATATcctatttagaatttttatttttttttgtctttcatagaAATTATAACTTTCTACTTTccagaaaggtttttttgttttttttggtgggCGAGAAtttcaaaagaaggaaattctaacaGGATTAAGTTTAGGATAGGTTTATTCTAGTAGGCTTTGTGGCACAGGTCCCCTAAATAATTCATCTTAAGACTCCAGTGTATGCAATATATCAAGAAATTAAATTGCCATCAACTGACAATTAAATTTGATACCCTTAAATATACAGAATGCTACACATAAATCTTTCCAATCTTTGAAGGATTTATTTTCTAAGCTCTTCCATAAAAAAGTATAGGATTGTATATTTtatggaattttttgtttgtttgtttgaaagcAACATCTTTAAAGTTTCCTGGAAACTCTAAAAAGTGCTTGCTAACTTAAAAAACAATTGTCTTTAGGTATTTCATGCTAAGTTGGAAGCCTTTTTTATCAAACACGATGAAACCAAATATAGCATGAACCCATAGCTTTAAAAACATTGcccatgtgatttttttgttgagaATGAACAATTTTTTCTTGATGCACAGCCTCATTCTACTTTTCTGTATAACTGGATAGTAACTTTTTTGGgggaaataaaaattcaacatatGTTACATTGGTTTCTTGAtaactttattttcaatatgaCTATTCAAAAATTCTTCTTAATGGAGGATTTGGAAAAGCCAACTTTTAATTGAGTTGACGATAATCAAACAATGCAGTTGATATAATGGCTACTGCTTTCAGAGTGACGGCTATGTATGTGTTAGGCATTGTTCTCATGATCATGTATTTACCAActttaatcctcataatagcACTGCAAGGTAAGTACTATTAGTCTCTTTCATTTGTAAGGAAAAAGGAATATTAAAGAGATTTAAGTACCTTGCCTTTTGTCCAGCTagtaaattttctcagcaaataTTTGGAAGCATACTTGGTATTGGGCTTGACATTACCTCTGGGGCTGGGAACACAactgtgaacaagacagacaagatCCCCATTCTCAAGAAGCTTACATTCCAGTAATAAAGTCAGGATTTGAATATAATGGTGTTAGACTCAAACTCTTCTTAGCTGCTACTCTTCCCCCATAGCAACACTCCAATAAGATGAATGAAATTGTTTCAGATGGAAACTATATACTGGAATATATTGTAAGAAAGTAATGTTGGTATATAAACATCCAGATTTAGATTTATCAATGGAAAAACCCTATGACTTAGATGTATAGAGACCGGAAAGCCTATGCTGCATAACAGACATGGCTTATGATTGCCTGATAACATGCAATTCAATAGCAGTAAGAAATACTTGCTGTTAACTTTCAAATGGCCTTAATGATCATTATCTCAGTGCATGACCTTGCTCTGTCCAGCAAGGTAGCCACAAGTCATTTGTAGTTTTCAAgtacttgaaatatggctagtgtgactgagacactacattttaaattttatttaattttaattaatttaaaaagtgataccTGATCCAGTTACAAGATTTTTTAAGCATGCTAAAACAACTTGGGTATGTGAATCTCTtttttaactgtacattttaggATATTTAAATACAGACcaaatatttctgataaaaatttaGCATCCGAATTGAGATgtgctaaaatgtaaaaatatacactggattttgaagacaatataaaacataaatatctcattaataattttaaaactactgattacatgctgaaatatttttgatatatttggttaaataaaatgttattaaaattagtttcaactgtttcttttttaaagttttatttttaaaaatatgtgtacagggccaggcatggtggctcacacctgtaatcccagcactttgggaggccaaggtgtgtggatcatgaggttaagagtttgagaccagcctggccaatgtagtgaaaccccgtctctactaagaacacaaaaattagccaggcgtggtggcatgtgcctgtaattccagctacttgggagggtgaggcagaagaatcgcctgaacctgggaggcggaggttgcagcgagccaagatcctgccactgcactccagtctgggaaacagagaaaaaaaaaatgtgtgtactaggaaattttaaattacacatattgtttgcttttatttatatcaCTCTAAGAAGCCCTGTTGGAGTGTGATCCAAataataaatcttttatttttggcatcaaaacattttcttattacaCTTCACTGTTCTTTCATAAAAAGCTATGAATTATTTATCACCATTTCTATTCATGTTGTGAAGTTGTTAAGGTCAGGGATGTTGGTCTGCATCTTACAAAAATGGTCTCCAGTCCAAGTAAAGAAATCATTAGATGTGAGATAGCCCTCAACAGACTTCACCCTCCTACACATAGTGCTGAGTGTGGCAAGCATGCAAGACCTTGACTGTTCTTTACTTGGGGCATTTCACTGTATTGAGTTTGGAGTGAGCATCTGTAAGGGATGAGGCAAAGGGCAGGTTTAAATATTAGTGATAAAAAGCAATGAACCCTCCAAGCTCAGTATTTTTTACCTACAACAAGAGCCCATTGTATATGTAGCTATATTGCATATGGCCACATCATGATGCCCCCATGGGACCTGAGACAAGGGGAAGCAATGAGAATGTGCTGATGCTCATGCTCCTTGTTGTGCCATGAGTAATAGTCCTTTGTTTTTGTCCCAGGAATCTCATGTCTTCTGTTAGCATCCATGAAAAAGTAACAGGGTAACTACTTAGCTTCTAAGTAAGGTAAAATCAAATATCAGACCTGACAGGATGcacttaaaattatgtatttatactCATCTTTAGTTGTGGAAAATTACTAGGTTTGATGGAATATAAAAATTCTTTTCCATACATAAAACTTTTgtcttacaatttaaaaaatttaactaacTTATGGAAACCTAGTTTTGATATAAAATttggttttatataaaaatgtggcTGAGAAAATCTTAGCTTAAAAATCTTTAAGAATTATGAAATGCAAGGGTCAATATTTgtccttataataaaaatattacatatgcacTTGTATGAAGTGTCAGTATATAAGTATGTACATAATACATTTATTTCCCAAGAGTGTTTTTCAgagtagtcttttaaaaatagaaagtgaaCATAAGAATTCTGTGGGACTATATTCAAAGACTTAAAGATTTTGAAATGAAATAGTTTatctaatatactatatatatatacatatatgtatatatatatatatatatatatatatatatatatatatatatatatatattcaggacCAAAGCaaacattataaaatgtataaaaataggtaaaaagATACAAGTACAATATAATTTGGTTGGAATTTCAAaggtgctttcttttcttctccttcccctttatctcaaaagttaaaaatacttttgaagcAGCATGTATTGTTGcacttttgattttttgttgtacAGTTAATGAACTTGAGAGTCTGGATGACTGGTGATCATCTATTTGGCCttcccattcttttgtttcttcttctttgattAGTAAAGGTTTTCCTAAGGTTTGGCCAACAAGGTTACAGACTTCTTGAGCTTTGCGCCACGCATTCTCAACAGCAACAAGACAGGCTTGCCGTCTTAGGAATTAAATGGAGAGATTATTAATATGACACTCAATGAAATGTAGCACTGGATAGTTTTGTTTAAAGAATAACTTAGTCAAAGATGTACTTAAACTTACCGAAGACTCTCAACAGAACCTGGAGTATGATAGAACTGGGGTGGGCTGATGACAACAGAGCTATCTAGCTTTTCAACAAGAAAGTtacatatattttgcatttttccaaaTTCAGTAAATGTAATGCAGACCTGTAAATGAAATGACACGATATTATTTTCATGTCTGATGTAttgtttcaagattttctctAAATGTGAGTAAAAAAAGTAAAGCCAGGTTATGAGGTCATTTTATAGtatttaacagatttttaaaagcctatatGATATTCATAACTAAATTACTTTGTTCTTTAAgatttttgcttttgaattttcaaatttatctaatattttctttaattttaaaaaatttattttaagtcagagaattttaaatgaaattggaGGAGTTTCACTTAAACCTTATTACTTGGCTAAATTTTAATTCTGATAACTTTTCCACGATTTCTTTGTCTAATCAATGCCCTTAGCTTCCTGATTAGTAGTATGTCATACTTCACTGCTATCATgagaaatgtttcttcttctAATAGTTATGTTCAGCTCTAATGTGGAAGCTAatgttttgttagttttttgccTTGATCTGTTTAGTGCTGTCAGCAGGGTCTTCTGCCTTTAAATATGTGGAAGTAGTCCTTATATTCAGCAATACTTTAAAACCGTAAACTCTTcgataaagaaaattaaaccttgtctttttttttttttttttttttttttaggagaaacaAGATCTtgtttgttgtctaggctggaatgcattggcacaatcatagcttactgcagcctcaaactcctgggatcaagtgatcctcctacctcagtcttccaaagtaggtaggattacaggcatgtaccaccatacccagctaattaaaacaattttttttgtagaggtgggaggTTTCACGATGTCGCTGaaaatggtctcaaactcctagtctcaagcaattctcccacctcggcagTTGTAGggatgagcaaccacacccagcatAAACCTTTTCTTCTAAAGAACCCTACGCAAGctcaatatgtaaaacaaaaagtacaaaaatcagacaATAAACTGGAGTAGCAAAGAGAGACATAAGAAAACCTCACCTTCTACGATGCAAACAATCTgtctttaataataattttttttttgagacagagtctctttttatttccctggctggggtgcagtggtgtgatcacaggctcactgtagcctcaaccctggctcagatgatcctcctgcctcagccccccaagtaggtgggactacaggaacgtgccaccatgcctagtgaATTCTATTACTTTTGAAAAAGGTATAGAAATTTGTAAACACCATAACAAAAATTTACCTGTTCCGACACCCCTAAAAATTCCCTCAAGTAACTCCCTTATCAGTTCCTTCCCCAATTCCCAAATCCTGGTAACTACTGATAAATTCTCCACTGTTAAaaatttgcctttttcagaatgtcatataaatggaagcatATAGTAGTCTTTGAGAccacttctttcatttagcataatgtattTGCAATTCATCCACACTGTGGCATAAtagttttgttccttttatgcTGAATAGTGTTCGTTATATGATCTaatcacagcttttttttttttttttaaatcattaggttgcttccagtttggggctattataaataaagatgcTGCTTTTTCAAAGTAGTTCTAGATCCTTTGcatttccaaatgtattttgtaatcagtttgtcaatttctattttttgaaaagctGGCTGAGATTTTGATTAGGATTATATAGATCAATTTAGGGAAATCTGATATCTGGAATATTGACTCTTCCAAACCATGAACAAGATTATGTTTCTCCATATTTAGgtcctctttaatttctctcagcagtgCTTTGCAGTGTTCAGCATACAGGTCTTTCACATGTTTATAACAGATTTATCcctatgtattttaatttttttgatactTACTAGTTCTAATGGCTTTTTTGTAGATTCTATCAAATTTTCTACAAAAATGGTCATGTCATCCATGCATTAAGAcagtttcacttcttcctttccagctatcttttattctttttctagctAGAATTTCAAGTACAATGGTGAAAGAGGACATGAATgaagacatctttgtcttgtacCTGATCTTAGGCACAAAACATTCAGtgtttcaccattaagtatgatattagctgtaggttttcATGGATTCCTCCTATCAGTTTGAGGAAAATACCTactgttcttattttattgataatttttactAGGAATAAATAATAGATTTTGTTAAGTGtttcttctgcatttattgagatgatcatgtgatttttttcaatctATTAATATAGTGAATTAGACCAATTTCTGAATGTTAACCAACCTGGGATACACCATGTTTGGtcattatgtattattattattatttatacatgCATGTAAAggatacatgtgtgtgtatatgtgtatgcacgTATGAGTATAAATCATTTAATTTGATTGGCTAAAATTTAGTTTGTAATTTTCACATGTTTATGatgatattggtctgtaattttctttgcttgtaattacatttttctggttttggtatcttCTGACCTCGAAGAATGAGGTaggaaatatttcttccttttcagttttcCAGAAAAATTTGTATAGATTGGCATGATTTCTTCCTTACATACTTTCtagtttccttttaaatttcttctttgacaaaTGGGTTACtgaaaagtatgtttttaaaattcagcatatTTGGGGGATTTTCCTGAGACCCTTCTGTTACTGGTTTTTAATTCCACTATGGTCAGAAAACTTTGTATgatacaaatacttttttttttttttttgagatggcatcttgcttagttgcccaggctggagtgcaatggtgcaatcttggctcactgcagcctccacttcccaagttcaaacaattctcctgtcttagcctcctgagtagctgggattacaggcatgcaccaccacgtgtGGCGGTGTTTTTGTAaacatagggtttcaccgtgttggccaggctgatcttgaactcttgacctgaggtgatctgcttgccttggcctcccaaagtgctgggattagaggtgtgagtcactgtcCCCGgccaaatacttttaaatttgtcaAGACTTGTTTTATAACCCAGAATACAGTCTACCTTGGCAAATGTTCAATGTGTACTTGAAAGGAATGTGTAGGCTGTTGTTCCCTgagtattctataaatgtcaagCAGGTTGAATTGGTTGATAGTGTTACTCAAATCTGTTATATTCTTACTAATTTTCTGTCTATAGTTTTATCAACTATTGAAAAGGGGAGGTATTGAAATCTTCCACAAAAACTGTAGGCTTACTTATTTTTCCTTGTAGTTCTATGATTTTTGCCTTAGGTATTTTGAAGctttattataaatacacatagtTAGTACTATATGCCCTCTTTATTAATTTactcttttatcattatgaaatgactGTCTTTATCTATGATATTCATTGCCCTGAAATCTACTTCGATTATTACAGCCATTtcagctttcttttcatttatgttaGCAAggtatatctttctccatcccatTACTTTTAACTGATTTATGTCTTCATATTTAAAGTACACTTCTCTCAGGCAGCATGTAAATGGAGTTTGCTCTTttaatacaatataaaatttctgtatttgaatGAAGGTATGtggaccatttacatttaatgtgattattaataTGGTTAAATTTAAACCTGTGGTTTTGTTACTTccccttttctcattttctgtattcttttggatacttttatatattatttcatagcTTTCATTGGCTTACGAGCCGTAACTCCATTATTTTAGTGTTTGATTTAGGATTTATAGAATACATGTTAAACTTACTACAATCTACCTTCAAGATATATCATAGCATTTCACATACAACAATATAACATTGCACTTCTGTTTTTCCCTTCCTGACTTTTGTgctattgtttttatatattttattcttatgtaTGTTACAATCCCTGTAGTTGATCATTATCATTTCTTTAGTcagttatctttttctcttttctttttttttttttcagacagagtctcactctcctgcacagggtggagtgcagtggtgtgatctcagctcactgcaacctccgcttcctgcgttcaagcgattctcctgcctcagcctgccaagtaactaggactacaggcatgcgtcacaatgcccagctaagttttgcatttcagaagagatggggttttgccatgttggccaggctggtctccaactcctgaccttctgtgatccccctgcctcggcctcccaaagtgctgggatcacagaggtgagtcaccacacccggcctagacaattatcttttatataaatatagagaTTTCTAATTagatttatattaagaaaaaccCATGTAGTTACCATTTTCTGTACTCTTCATTCCTTTGTGTAAATTCCTGTTTCTTTCTGGTATCATTCTTTTCTGCTTAAACTATGTCATTTAAATTTCTCATAGTGCAGGTCTACAGGTAATGAATTCTTTTAGTTTACCGGAAAGGTCTTGAATTGGTCTTTGTTTTTCAGCACTACTTTTGCTGAATATATTAATAGAAACTCTAggttgatgtgtgtgtgtgtgtgtgtgtgtgtgtgtgtgtgtgtgtgtgtatacatatttttttttccttttagtattttaaagatGTGGCTCAACTGTCTCCTTGCTTGCAGTATTTTCAACAAGTAATTTGTTGTCTTGCCTTTGTTCCTTTGTAGATAGTATGTCTTTTTCCCCTGCCTGTGGTTGTTTTATGATTTATCACTGCTTTCGAGCAATGGGATTATAATATGTATTggtgtatttttaagaaatttatcatGCTTAGGGTTAGTTGAACATTTTGACTCCATGAGTTTATAATTCTCAACAAGTTTGGAGATTTTGAGGttataatttttccaaatatttttcttgtccCCCACTCTCCTCTGCATTGGGACTTCAATTATATGTATAGTAGGCTATTTCATGTTGTCCTAtagtttattaaattatttttatgtctttcttttctgtgtttcattATTGATAGTTTTTACTGCTATGTTTTCAGAT from the Saimiri boliviensis isolate mSaiBol1 chromosome 4, mSaiBol1.pri, whole genome shotgun sequence genome contains:
- the IRAK1BP1 gene encoding interleukin-1 receptor-associated kinase 1-binding protein 1, producing MSLQKTPPTRVFVELVPWADRGRENNLTSGGVTQPGLHHPISSTQAQTATREVHVSGTAEVSAGPDRAQVAVRVSSTKEVAAEAKKSVCRRLDYITQSLQQQGVQAENITVTKDFRRVENAYHMEAEVCITFTEFGKMQNICNFLVEKLDSSVVISPPQFYHTPGSVESLRRQACLVAVENAWRKAQEVCNLVGQTLGKPLLIKEEETKEWEGQIDDHQSSRLSSSLTVQQKIKSATIHAASKVFLTFEIKGKEKKRKHL